The window GCGGTTCTTTTTCGATGGGCCGTGATGATGAGTACTAATGGGGGTAAGATAATGAAGTCAATGAAATATGTCGTTGTAATACTGTTCCTTTCCTGTTCGATTTGGTTGTCGGCAAGCGATGCTGAAGCTGTGAGAACCTACGGGGAATCGGTTCTGATTGATGTTGATAATAAAGGCCGGGAAACGGAGAATCCAAAAGCTCTATATGCTGACGATATCTTCGGTTCGCAACGTGGTAACTGGCACCCGAGCTTAAGTCTCACCGGTTACTGGACGGACAACCTTTTCGAAACCTCGACCGATGAAGAAGAAGATTTTGTTACGGTTGTGTCGCCTGGACTATGGCTCGCCTTCCCGGCCCGTTTCGATCGTCCGGCGAGCGTGCCAGTGGTGACCAGGGCTCCCGGAGGTCTGGCTTACAGTTTGCTTGACGATACAGCAGAGTACGGTCTTTTTCAGGTCTACGCAGCCTATTCGGCCAACATAGAAAGATATAAGGACTTTTCCGACGAAGATGAAACCACTCACAATGCAGAAGGCAAGCTTGGTTTTTACCCCGGCCCCAAAACCAGGATCGAACTGCAGCACGTGTTTGATGAGAACCGTGAAGACTTTTCGACCGGAGGTGGTGCGCGTGACCAAGAGGATAAGTATACCGGCAACCTGACCAACCTCAGTGTTGGTTACCAGTTGACCCATCGCTTAAGCCTGGGCGTGTCTGGTAGTTACTACGACCTCGACTACAATGATAAGGTTAATGCGGCCCGTGAACGTGAAGACACGACTTTTGGCGGCAAGGTTGCTTTCGCGCTAACCGAAAAGCTCGATATCTTTGTCGAATACGTGCATGTTGATATCGACTATAAGTCGTTCAACAGTAACGATAGTGAAGAAAACCAGGCCTACGCAGGTCTCGCCTGGTCTGTGACTGAGAAAACCCGCGGCATGGCGAAGATAGGTTACAATAAAAAAGATTACGATAGTCAAACTCCTGATGAAGATGAACTTCAGGTGGAGTTGCAGCTCGGCTACCGATTCTCCCCCAAAACGGATCTGACTCTGCGTGGTCTGCGCAAGTTGAATGAAACAGACATTGTTGGCACTTCGGGCCGTTTGACTCATGCTGTGTCTGGTTCCGTGGCTTATGCCTTGACTCCGAAGGTTTCGACCTCTCTAAACCTTGGCTGGCAGCGCGATGAGTACCTTGAAAACAACGCTGGCCCGGATCGCGATGATGACTACTACAATGTTGGCGCTGCGGTGAGTTGGCAAGCACAACGTTGGTTGACCGCCACTTGCGGGTATGACCTGGTTGACCGTGATTCCAATGTCAATACTTATGATTACACCACGAATACCGCCTACCTCAGTTTGTCGGCGGCGCTTTAAAAAATTGGTCCCGGGAGTTTCTAAAGATATGACAAGGTTCGTTCTGATTGCCCTGTTGCTGCTGACGTCTTGCTGGAGTTCAGTATTTGCTGCAACGGATGATTACCACCTCGGTGAAGGAGACGTCCTGAGAGTGGGGGTTTATGATCATCAGGATCTCTCTCTGACAGCTCGAATCGGCGGTGACGGAACAATTTTATTCCCCCTGATCGGTCAGGTTGAAATCGCCGGCCTGACCGCTGCGGAGGCCGGGCAGAAGATCTCCCGGTTATTGGCTGATGGCTACATCATCAACCCGCAGGTTTCGATTTTTATTGAACAATTCCGTAACCGTAAAGTGGTGATGATGGGCGCTGTGACCAACCCCGGCCTTTACGAACTCTCCGGGCCGACCACTTTGCTGGAGTTGATCTCGAAGACTGGCGGTCTGAATAGTGAGTCGGGTGAAATAGCGACGATCCATCGTCAACAGCAAGCGGAGGGCTCCGATGAATTGATTCAGGTCGACCTGAAGCAACTGCTCGAAGAGGGGGCGCGCGATCTGGATGTTCTCCTGCGTGATGGCGACAATATCTTTATTGCCAAAGCAGATCTGGTTTATGTGACCGGGCATGTTAATAACACCGATGCTTATGCGGTTGATGACGAAAGTACCGTGCTGATGATGATTACCAGGGCCGGAGGTTTCAGTAAACTTGCCGCCAAGAGCCGTATCAGAGTGGTTCGCAAGGTCGGTGATGAGGAGAAAATCTTCGAGAAGGTTCCGATGAACATGCCAGTTCTTCCGGGCGATGTGATCGTGGTGCCGGAGAGCATCTTTTAGGATGGCTGGTGCATGGGCAAAGACATGATCTGAATGGGACGATGATTAACGCTGAAACGATGTGTTTATAGTAAAAAGAGGCGCTTTGGTTTTAAGCTTGATCAGCGGTTATCGCGTTAATCAGAGTCCTGTAAAAAGCTAGACTTTGATCTGTCCACTTCATTCCTGTAAATATTGTTTTTATTCCTTTAGATCTAAATTCATCGAGCATCATCTTTCAACTGCGTTCGATTAATTTTTTTCTGAAATAGCTTCTAACAGCTCACTGCTAATAAAGGTTTTTTTATGCAGATCGGTACACAAGACGTTCATCTTCGTGATTACTTGCGGATTATCAATAAGCGCCGTGTTTTGGTTGCCTCTGTTTTTCTGGGAGGCTTCCTGCTCGTGATACTGGCAGCTTTTTCCATGACCCCGCAATACAAGGGGTCAACCCGACTATTGATTGAAAAAGCCGCCAACGCTGATTTTCAGGACGAGTCGAGTCGGTTTGATCCCTATTTTTATTCCACGCAGTATGAACTGATCCAGAGTGACGCGGTCGGTCGCCGGGTGGTGCGCATGCTTGGTCTTGACAGTGAACCAGCTTCACTGCACGATGCCGCTATTTCAGGCGGCCTCGGTGGCTGGGTGACCAGTGTAATGAAGCTGGTCAAGAACGGCTTCGGCATGGGTGACGATGAGTCATCTTCCGCAAAAATTGAACCACAGTCGGAGATTCTGGCCCGGCAAATCAGTGCGGGTATCGAGGTCAGTCCATCACGTAAAAGTCGAATTGCAGAGATTAACTACTTTTCGACCGATCCTGAGTTCGCAGCCCAGGTCGCTAATTCGGTCGCTCAGGCTTATATCGAGGAAACCCTCGAAATGAAGCTCAATTTTACCCGCATCACGATCGACTGGATGACGCGCAAGGCTGAAGAAGAAGGAGCGAA of the Deltaproteobacteria bacterium IMCC39524 genome contains:
- a CDS encoding outer membrane beta-barrel protein; translated protein: MKSMKYVVVILFLSCSIWLSASDAEAVRTYGESVLIDVDNKGRETENPKALYADDIFGSQRGNWHPSLSLTGYWTDNLFETSTDEEEDFVTVVSPGLWLAFPARFDRPASVPVVTRAPGGLAYSLLDDTAEYGLFQVYAAYSANIERYKDFSDEDETTHNAEGKLGFYPGPKTRIELQHVFDENREDFSTGGGARDQEDKYTGNLTNLSVGYQLTHRLSLGVSGSYYDLDYNDKVNAAREREDTTFGGKVAFALTEKLDIFVEYVHVDIDYKSFNSNDSEENQAYAGLAWSVTEKTRGMAKIGYNKKDYDSQTPDEDELQVELQLGYRFSPKTDLTLRGLRKLNETDIVGTSGRLTHAVSGSVAYALTPKVSTSLNLGWQRDEYLENNAGPDRDDDYYNVGAAVSWQAQRWLTATCGYDLVDRDSNVNTYDYTTNTAYLSLSAAL
- a CDS encoding polysaccharide export protein, translated to MTRFVLIALLLLTSCWSSVFAATDDYHLGEGDVLRVGVYDHQDLSLTARIGGDGTILFPLIGQVEIAGLTAAEAGQKISRLLADGYIINPQVSIFIEQFRNRKVVMMGAVTNPGLYELSGPTTLLELISKTGGLNSESGEIATIHRQQQAEGSDELIQVDLKQLLEEGARDLDVLLRDGDNIFIAKADLVYVTGHVNNTDAYAVDDESTVLMMITRAGGFSKLAAKSRIRVVRKVGDEEKIFEKVPMNMPVLPGDVIVVPESIF